The proteins below are encoded in one region of Sinorhizobium meliloti:
- the phnA gene encoding phosphonoacetate hydrolase, with product MNQMSKISVTVNGRRYPWPRVPAIAVCLDGCEPAYLDAAIDAGLMPALKRIKERGAVRLAHSVIPSFTNPNNLSIATGSPPAVHGICGNYLYEPSTGEEVMMNDPKFLRAPTIFQAFYDAGARVAVVTAKDKLRALLGKGLRFDEGRAVCFSSEKSDKATRAEHGIDNASAWLGRPVPEVYSAALSEFVFAAGVKLLREFRPDIMYLTTTDYVQHKYAPGVPEANSFYEMFDRYLAELDGLGAAIVVTADHGMKPKHKADGSPDVIYVQDLLDEWLGKDAARVILPITDPYVVHHGALGSFATAYLPDGCDRSEIMARLKAIQGVDVVLGREEACRRFELPEDRIGDIVLVSSENKTLGTSEHRHDLAALDEPLRSHGGLTEQEVPFIVNRVLPELPNAPRLRNFDAFFYAVTAAAEAGAEGGL from the coding sequence ATGAACCAGATGTCCAAGATTTCGGTGACGGTGAATGGCCGCCGCTATCCGTGGCCCCGCGTACCGGCAATTGCGGTCTGCCTCGACGGATGCGAGCCGGCCTATCTCGATGCAGCGATCGACGCCGGGCTGATGCCCGCGCTGAAACGCATCAAGGAACGGGGCGCCGTGCGTCTGGCGCACAGCGTCATCCCGAGCTTTACCAATCCCAACAATCTCTCGATTGCAACCGGCAGTCCGCCGGCGGTGCACGGAATTTGCGGGAACTACCTCTACGAGCCGTCGACGGGCGAAGAGGTGATGATGAATGATCCGAAGTTCCTGCGCGCGCCCACCATTTTCCAGGCTTTCTATGATGCAGGCGCCCGGGTCGCGGTCGTCACGGCGAAGGACAAGCTGCGGGCGCTGCTCGGAAAAGGGCTCCGTTTCGACGAAGGTCGCGCCGTCTGCTTCTCGTCCGAAAAATCGGACAAGGCGACCCGCGCGGAGCACGGAATCGACAATGCTTCCGCCTGGCTCGGCCGGCCGGTTCCCGAGGTCTATTCGGCAGCGCTTTCGGAATTCGTCTTCGCTGCGGGCGTCAAGCTGCTCAGGGAGTTTCGTCCCGACATCATGTATCTGACGACGACCGACTATGTTCAGCACAAATATGCTCCCGGCGTCCCGGAAGCCAATTCCTTCTACGAAATGTTCGACCGGTATCTCGCCGAACTGGACGGGCTCGGAGCAGCCATCGTGGTCACCGCCGATCACGGCATGAAGCCGAAGCACAAGGCGGACGGCTCACCCGACGTCATCTATGTTCAGGACCTGCTCGACGAATGGCTGGGCAAGGATGCGGCCCGCGTTATCCTGCCGATCACCGACCCCTATGTCGTGCATCACGGCGCGCTCGGGTCCTTTGCCACCGCCTATCTTCCGGACGGATGCGACCGCAGCGAGATCATGGCAAGGCTGAAAGCGATCCAAGGCGTCGACGTCGTGCTCGGCCGCGAGGAGGCGTGCCGGCGCTTCGAGCTGCCGGAAGACCGCATTGGCGACATCGTCCTCGTCTCATCCGAAAACAAGACGCTCGGCACCAGCGAGCACCGGCACGACCTGGCCGCACTCGACGAACCGTTGCGCTCCCATGGCGGGCTGACCGAGCAGGAGGTTCCCTTCATCGTCAACCGCGTGCTGCCCGAACTCCCGAACGCTCCCCGGCTGCGCAACTTCGATGCGTTTTTCTACGCGGTCACGGCGGCGGCCGAGGCCGGTGCGGAGGGCGGGCTATGA
- a CDS encoding Na/Pi cotransporter family protein yields the protein MTLVALSLHLAGATVLLLYAVHLVRSGVENAYGTSLKRVLARGGERRIYAAASGTVLAVLLQSSTAVAMLASGLSASGYLTLNTSLAVLLGADLGSALVVRVLSFDLGWLSPLLLAAGGLLYLKGRSDKPRELGRMLLGIGFVLMSLKLIGEATLPLKQSDVLPAVVGYLAEDQVTAFAAAMLFTWIVHSSVAVLILILGFAAQGLLPVEAGLPLILGANLGSGLIAMWLTRGFSAEARRVAAGNLLFRAFGAAIALLVIGPFSAELQHLGATAAEQLVHFHLAFNACLVIFCLPLSQLAASAVTSLIKSDLKSSEDSDTLARRISALDQALLDSPDAALAAATREVLFMGEVVERMLCPVMELLEHPSPAKIEEIRRLDGYVNRAHRDIKLYLAAIHRGVLDERQSRRGVELIDIAINLEHAGDIVSKTLVEIARDKLENGNNFSDEGWTELKALHASVRDNMRLAFNLLVSDDPVMARKLVREKERVRALVRESHERHLARLRAGRAESVESSNMHLEVARALKEVNSLLATLAYPILKQRGDLLESRLALVKG from the coding sequence ATGACTCTCGTTGCCCTCTCGCTGCATCTCGCCGGCGCGACCGTACTGCTGCTCTACGCGGTGCATCTCGTCCGCAGCGGCGTCGAGAACGCCTATGGCACGTCGTTGAAGCGTGTGCTTGCAAGGGGAGGGGAGCGACGCATTTACGCCGCCGCGAGCGGCACGGTCCTTGCAGTCCTGTTGCAAAGCTCGACCGCCGTGGCAATGCTCGCCTCCGGTCTTTCGGCGAGCGGCTATCTTACCCTGAACACCAGCCTTGCCGTCCTGCTGGGAGCGGATCTCGGCTCGGCGCTGGTGGTTCGTGTTCTTTCGTTCGACCTGGGCTGGCTGTCGCCGCTCCTGCTTGCGGCCGGCGGGCTGCTTTACCTGAAGGGCAGAAGCGACAAGCCCCGCGAACTCGGCCGCATGCTGCTCGGCATCGGCTTCGTCCTCATGTCGCTGAAGCTGATCGGCGAGGCGACCTTGCCGTTGAAGCAGAGCGACGTGTTGCCCGCCGTCGTCGGCTATCTCGCGGAGGACCAGGTGACGGCCTTCGCGGCGGCGATGCTCTTCACCTGGATCGTGCATTCGAGCGTCGCGGTCCTGATCCTCATCCTGGGTTTTGCCGCACAGGGACTTTTGCCGGTCGAGGCAGGTCTGCCGCTGATCCTCGGCGCCAATCTCGGCAGCGGGTTGATCGCCATGTGGCTGACGCGCGGGTTTTCAGCCGAGGCGCGGCGCGTCGCGGCCGGCAATCTCCTCTTCCGGGCTTTCGGCGCCGCGATCGCCTTGCTGGTGATCGGCCCCTTCTCGGCAGAACTTCAACATCTTGGCGCCACCGCGGCGGAGCAGCTCGTTCATTTTCATCTGGCCTTCAACGCCTGCCTCGTGATCTTTTGCCTGCCGCTCTCGCAGCTTGCCGCCAGCGCCGTTACGTCGCTCATCAAATCGGATCTCAAGAGCTCCGAAGACAGCGACACGCTTGCGCGACGAATCAGCGCGCTCGACCAGGCTCTGCTCGACAGCCCCGACGCGGCCCTCGCCGCCGCGACGCGCGAGGTGCTGTTCATGGGCGAGGTGGTCGAGCGGATGCTCTGTCCGGTGATGGAGCTTCTGGAGCATCCGAGCCCGGCGAAGATCGAGGAAATCCGCCGGCTCGACGGATATGTCAACCGCGCCCACCGCGACATCAAGCTCTATCTCGCAGCAATCCATCGCGGCGTGCTCGACGAGCGTCAGTCGCGGCGGGGTGTAGAACTCATCGACATCGCCATCAATCTCGAACATGCCGGCGACATCGTATCCAAGACCCTGGTCGAAATCGCCCGCGACAAGCTGGAGAACGGCAACAACTTCTCCGACGAGGGCTGGACCGAGCTCAAGGCGCTTCACGCCAGCGTGCGCGACAACATGCGTCTCGCATTCAACCTGCTGGTGTCGGATGACCCGGTAATGGCGCGAAAGCTCGTCCGGGAGAAGGAGCGGGTACGCGCGCTCGTGCGGGAAAGTCACGAACGGCATCTGGCGAGATTGCGGGCCGGGCGCGCGGAAAGCGTCGAGTCCAGCAACATGCACCTCGAAGTCGCGCGGGCACTCAAGGAGGTGAACTCCCTCCTGGCCACGCTCGCCTATCCGATCTTGAAGCAGCGAGGGGATCTGCTCGAGAGCCGGCTTGCGCTCGTCAAAGGGTGA
- a CDS encoding putative 2-aminoethylphosphonate ABC transporter substrate-binding protein, whose product MPFSKIFLGAGTALILASSAAYAETELTVYTSIEAVDLDRYKETFKKAHPDIKINWVRDSTGVMTAKLLAEKDNPQADVVWGVAATSLLLLKSEGMLEPYSPKNVEALDPRFVDGDKPPSWVGMDAYVAALCYNTVEAGKLGLTPPTSWKDLTKPEYKGHVVMPNPNSSGTGFLDVSAWLQTFGEEEAWSFMDALHENIAAYTHSGSKPCKMAASGETVIGVSFEFPGAKAKTSGAPIDIIFPSEGSGWEAEATAIIAGTANLEAAKTLVDWSISKEANEMYNVGYAVVAYPGVAKPIENLPDDVADKMIKNDFEWAANNRARILKEWQKRYDAKSEPKS is encoded by the coding sequence ATGCCGTTTTCAAAGATCTTCCTGGGTGCGGGGACTGCCCTCATCCTCGCATCTTCCGCCGCCTATGCCGAAACCGAGCTCACGGTCTACACGTCCATCGAAGCGGTCGACCTCGACCGTTACAAGGAGACCTTCAAAAAGGCCCACCCCGACATCAAGATCAACTGGGTCCGCGACTCCACCGGCGTCATGACGGCCAAGCTTCTGGCGGAGAAAGACAATCCGCAGGCCGACGTGGTCTGGGGCGTGGCTGCGACATCGCTGCTGCTGCTGAAGTCAGAGGGCATGCTCGAACCTTATTCTCCGAAGAATGTAGAGGCGCTCGACCCGAGATTCGTGGACGGCGACAAGCCGCCGAGCTGGGTGGGCATGGACGCATATGTGGCGGCTCTCTGTTACAATACCGTGGAGGCCGGGAAGCTCGGCCTGACGCCGCCAACCAGCTGGAAGGATCTCACGAAGCCCGAATACAAGGGCCATGTCGTGATGCCCAACCCCAATTCCTCCGGCACAGGCTTCCTCGACGTCTCCGCCTGGCTTCAGACGTTCGGCGAAGAGGAAGCCTGGTCTTTCATGGACGCTCTGCACGAGAACATTGCCGCCTATACTCATTCGGGCTCCAAGCCTTGCAAGATGGCGGCATCAGGCGAAACCGTCATCGGCGTATCCTTCGAATTCCCGGGCGCCAAGGCCAAGACGTCGGGTGCGCCCATCGATATCATCTTTCCTTCCGAAGGATCGGGTTGGGAAGCCGAGGCCACGGCGATCATCGCCGGGACGGCCAATCTCGAGGCGGCGAAAACGCTGGTCGACTGGTCGATCAGCAAGGAAGCCAACGAGATGTACAATGTCGGCTATGCCGTCGTGGCTTATCCCGGGGTCGCAAAGCCGATCGAGAACCTTCCCGACGACGTCGCCGACAAGATGATCAAGAACGACTTCGAGTGGGCCGCAAACAACCGCGCCCGCATTCTGAAGGAATGGCAGAAGCGTTACGACGCGAAATCCGAGCCCAAGTCCTGA
- a CDS encoding LysR family transcriptional regulator, protein MRYVQLRAFHNVAVCGGFSRAAEALFLTQPAVSDQVRKLEEEYDVLLFNRNKKQVTLTQAGHQLLEITRRMFDTEQQALDLLSESRALRAGTLRIVADAAHHLLHILAAFRQKYPSVQISLRAGNTETVITSLYSYEADIGVLGEVPESREFDIVKLNSTPIIAFASTEHPIARRSTVSLEELSGQPLVMRERGSKTRQKLEDFAAAAGVALKPAIEAEGREAVREIVAAGAGVGFVSAAEFGRDGRLAPIEIVGAEMLMDEALICLKERSGGKLVRAFFEIARSLAER, encoded by the coding sequence ATGCGTTACGTCCAGCTTCGCGCGTTCCACAATGTTGCGGTTTGTGGAGGCTTCTCCCGTGCGGCAGAGGCGCTGTTCCTCACGCAGCCGGCCGTGTCGGATCAGGTGCGCAAGCTGGAAGAGGAATATGACGTGCTCCTCTTCAACCGGAACAAGAAACAGGTGACGCTGACCCAGGCCGGTCACCAGCTGCTGGAGATCACCCGCCGCATGTTCGACACCGAGCAGCAGGCGCTCGATCTGCTTTCGGAATCGCGCGCATTGCGGGCCGGCACGCTTCGCATCGTTGCCGACGCCGCCCACCATCTGCTTCACATCCTCGCGGCCTTTCGTCAGAAATATCCGTCGGTTCAGATCTCCCTGAGGGCCGGCAACACGGAAACGGTCATCACCAGCCTCTATTCCTACGAGGCCGACATCGGCGTGCTCGGCGAGGTTCCCGAAAGCCGGGAGTTCGACATCGTCAAGCTGAACTCGACGCCGATCATCGCTTTCGCATCGACCGAACATCCGATCGCCCGGCGAAGTACCGTCAGTCTCGAGGAACTCTCGGGCCAGCCGCTGGTGATGCGCGAGCGCGGTTCGAAGACGCGGCAGAAGCTCGAGGATTTCGCAGCCGCCGCCGGCGTCGCCCTGAAGCCCGCCATCGAAGCGGAAGGCCGGGAGGCCGTGCGGGAGATCGTCGCGGCCGGTGCCGGGGTAGGCTTCGTCTCAGCCGCGGAATTCGGCCGGGACGGACGTCTCGCGCCGATCGAGATCGTGGGCGCCGAAATGCTGATGGACGAGGCGTTGATCTGCCTGAAGGAGCGCAGCGGCGGAAAGCTCGTGCGCGCCTTCTTCGAGATTGCCCGCTCGCTGGCGGAGAGGTGA
- a CDS encoding 2-aminoethylphosphonate--pyruvate transaminase, giving the protein MPADAKTNDVLEAPRLGEPYLLTPGPLTTAFSVKEAMLRDWGSWDGDFRGMTAELRRELLAIAGDESGQYDCVPMQGSGSFSVEAMLGSFIPRDGKVLVLMNGAYGQRIAQTLKYLGRAHVSIDKGDYMPPRGSEVAAALDADPAITHVVVVHCETSSGILNPLKEISEAVYSRGRKLLVDSMSAFGAVPAGVGDFRYEAIVSSANKCIEGVPGFGFVIARKSELEAAKDRSHSLSLDVHAQWAYMNKTGQWRFTPPTHVVAAFLEALRLHRKEGGVAGRGARYANNRDVMVAGMRQLGFETLLGDEWLSPIIVTFFSPAHPNFKFERFYELMKARGFIIYPGKLTVVDSFRIGCIGQMDSHVMQKVVAAAAESLAKMRVDTATPPALALAERARLAA; this is encoded by the coding sequence ATGCCCGCAGATGCAAAGACGAATGACGTTCTCGAAGCGCCGAGATTGGGTGAGCCGTACCTGCTGACGCCTGGACCGCTGACCACCGCCTTTTCCGTAAAGGAGGCGATGCTGCGCGACTGGGGGTCATGGGACGGTGACTTCCGGGGCATGACGGCCGAGTTGCGTCGCGAACTGCTTGCGATTGCCGGAGACGAGAGCGGCCAATACGATTGCGTCCCCATGCAGGGCAGCGGCTCCTTCTCCGTGGAAGCCATGCTCGGCAGCTTCATTCCCCGCGACGGCAAGGTTCTGGTGCTGATGAACGGAGCCTACGGTCAGCGCATCGCCCAGACGCTCAAATATCTCGGCCGTGCTCACGTCTCGATCGACAAGGGCGACTATATGCCCCCGCGCGGCAGCGAGGTTGCGGCCGCTCTCGATGCAGATCCGGCAATCACCCATGTCGTGGTCGTCCATTGCGAGACGAGTTCGGGCATTCTCAATCCTCTCAAGGAGATTTCCGAGGCAGTCTACAGCCGCGGCCGCAAGCTGCTGGTCGACAGCATGAGCGCCTTCGGCGCGGTGCCCGCCGGTGTCGGTGATTTCCGTTATGAGGCGATCGTTTCCTCCGCCAACAAATGCATCGAAGGCGTTCCGGGTTTCGGCTTCGTCATCGCGCGCAAATCGGAACTGGAGGCTGCGAAGGACCGCAGCCACTCGTTGAGTCTCGACGTCCATGCGCAATGGGCCTACATGAACAAGACGGGTCAATGGCGCTTTACTCCGCCGACCCATGTCGTCGCCGCCTTTCTCGAGGCGCTGCGGCTGCATCGCAAGGAAGGCGGCGTTGCCGGACGCGGCGCGCGTTACGCGAACAACCGCGACGTCATGGTCGCCGGCATGCGCCAGCTCGGCTTCGAGACACTGCTTGGTGACGAATGGCTCTCGCCCATTATCGTGACCTTCTTCAGCCCCGCCCATCCGAACTTCAAGTTCGAGCGCTTCTACGAACTGATGAAGGCGAGGGGCTTCATCATCTATCCCGGCAAGCTCACCGTCGTCGACAGCTTCCGGATCGGCTGCATCGGCCAGATGGACTCGCATGTGATGCAAAAGGTGGTCGCCGCCGCCGCCGAGAGCCTCGCGAAGATGAGGGTCGACACCGCCACCCCGCCGGCGCTCGCGCTCGCCGAGCGCGCCCGCCTCGCCGCCTGA
- the phnY gene encoding phosphonoacetaldehyde dehydrogenase — protein sequence MTKAEVIIAVRHEPMRIAGRLVDTDDRVEVRYPWNDTVVGTVPAGRAEHAREAFAIAAAYQPKLTRYERQKILLATAEALAARKEEISDVITLELGISKADSLYEVGRAFDVFTLAGQMCIRDDGEIFSCDLTPHGKARKIFTMREPLTAISAITPFNHPLNMVAHKVAPAIATNNCVVVKPTELTPMTALLLADILYEAGLPPEMLSVVTGWPADIGMEMITNPHVDLVTFTGSVPVGKLIAANAHYKRQVLELGGNDPLIILNDLSDDDLARAADLAVAGATKNSGQRCTAVKRILCQESVADRFVPLVLERAKRLRFGDPMDRSTDLGTVIHEKAAALFEERVMRAAEEGADILYHPGRSGALLPPIVVDRVPHQSDLVLEETFGPIIPIVRVPDDDDATITLSNSTAFGLSSGVCTNDYRRMQKYIAGLKVGTVNIWEVPGYRIEMSPFGGIKDSGNGYKEGVIEAMKSFTNVKTFSLPWP from the coding sequence ATGACGAAGGCGGAGGTCATAATCGCGGTGCGCCACGAACCGATGCGAATAGCCGGCCGCCTTGTCGACACGGACGACCGCGTAGAAGTCCGCTATCCCTGGAACGACACTGTCGTCGGCACCGTACCCGCCGGCCGCGCCGAACACGCAAGAGAGGCTTTTGCGATCGCGGCCGCCTATCAGCCGAAGCTCACGCGCTACGAGCGGCAGAAAATCCTGCTGGCGACCGCGGAGGCGCTGGCCGCCCGCAAGGAGGAGATTTCCGACGTCATCACGCTGGAACTCGGCATCTCGAAGGCGGACTCGCTCTATGAAGTCGGGCGCGCCTTCGACGTCTTTACGCTTGCCGGCCAGATGTGCATCCGCGACGACGGCGAGATCTTCTCCTGCGACCTCACGCCCCACGGAAAGGCGCGCAAGATTTTTACGATGCGCGAACCCCTGACCGCAATTTCGGCGATCACCCCGTTCAATCACCCGTTGAACATGGTGGCGCACAAGGTCGCGCCGGCGATTGCGACCAACAACTGCGTGGTGGTGAAGCCGACCGAGCTCACGCCGATGACGGCGCTGCTGCTCGCCGACATTCTTTACGAGGCCGGCCTGCCGCCGGAAATGCTTTCGGTCGTCACCGGCTGGCCTGCCGATATCGGCATGGAAATGATCACCAACCCGCATGTCGATCTCGTCACCTTCACGGGCAGCGTTCCTGTCGGGAAGCTGATCGCCGCCAATGCGCACTACAAACGCCAGGTACTCGAACTCGGCGGCAACGACCCGTTGATCATCCTCAACGACCTGTCCGACGACGACCTCGCCCGGGCCGCCGACCTTGCGGTCGCCGGGGCCACGAAAAATTCCGGCCAGCGCTGCACGGCAGTCAAACGCATTCTTTGCCAGGAGAGCGTCGCGGACCGTTTCGTGCCGTTGGTTCTCGAACGGGCGAAACGCTTGCGTTTCGGGGATCCGATGGACCGGTCTACCGATCTCGGGACCGTCATTCACGAAAAGGCGGCGGCACTTTTCGAAGAGAGGGTGATGCGTGCGGCGGAGGAGGGGGCCGACATTCTCTACCATCCCGGGAGAAGCGGCGCGCTCCTGCCACCGATCGTCGTCGATCGGGTGCCGCATCAGTCGGACCTCGTGCTGGAGGAGACCTTCGGTCCGATCATACCGATCGTGCGGGTTCCCGACGACGATGACGCAACGATCACCCTGTCGAACTCCACGGCCTTCGGTCTCTCCTCCGGCGTCTGCACCAATGATTACCGCAGGATGCAGAAATACATAGCCGGGCTGAAGGTCGGAACGGTCAACATCTGGGAAGTGCCCGGCTATCGCATTGAAATGTCGCCCTTCGGCGGAATCAAGGACTCCGGAAACGGCTACAAGGAAGGCGTGATCGAGGCGATGAAAAGCTTCACCAACGTCAAGACTTTTTCGCTCCCTTGGCCGTAA
- a CDS encoding GcvT family protein, giving the protein MAQEFPTQARVVIIGGGIIGCSVAYHLTKLGWTDVVLLEQGQLSGGTTWHAAGLVGQLRSHANMTGLIRYSTQLYSELEAETGLATGWKNCGSLAVARTSDRMTVLKRTAASARAQGVAVEVISPREAADLWPVMAMDDLVGAVWLPGDGKANPTDLTQSLAKGGRNHGARIIERVRVTGITVKDGTVRGVETDRGDIAAEIVVNCAGQWARKVGLMCGVTVPLHSAEHMYIVTGKIEGVHPDLPVLRDPDGYIYFKEEVGGLVMGGFEPEAKPWGMNGIPDDFEFALLADDWGQFEILMQNALVRVPQLETTEVRKFYNGPESFTPDNNFILGEAPELRNFYVGAGFNSMGIASAGGAGRALAEWIVNGAPTMDLWPVDIRRFASFNNNPRWLHDRVKETLGLHYAMPWPNRELHTARPFRRSPLYDRLASKGACFGSKMGWERANWFAEAGQRSETDYAFGRQNWHEAVKREMNATRQAAGIFDQTSFAKLLVQGRDAAKALNRICAADVDVGIGRSVYTGMLNERGGYESDLTVMRLAADRFLIVTGSAQAVHDADWIRRNTSPDAHVTLTGVTSAYAVLALMGPNARNILGRITSADLSNAGFPFATIREIDIGYATAYANRMTYVGELGWELIVPSEFAVGVYEALHQAGRDLGLVDCGYYALEALRIEKGFRAWSRELTPDINPHEAGLAFAVSFDKPGGFIGREALMRAKHAGAPVRRIVQFTLDDPEPMLWGGELILRDGKPVGEVRSAAYGHTLGLSVALGLIEDRGGVDREFIASGSFEIDLAGERHPATAHLKCPYDPKSERVRADAGEPRAAA; this is encoded by the coding sequence ATGGCGCAGGAATTTCCAACACAGGCGCGGGTCGTCATCATCGGCGGCGGCATCATAGGCTGCTCGGTCGCCTATCATCTCACGAAGCTCGGCTGGACCGACGTGGTCCTGCTGGAGCAGGGGCAACTCAGCGGCGGGACCACCTGGCATGCGGCCGGCCTTGTCGGGCAGTTGCGTAGCCATGCCAACATGACCGGCCTCATCCGATACTCGACGCAGCTCTACAGTGAGCTGGAGGCAGAGACGGGCCTTGCGACGGGCTGGAAGAATTGCGGCTCGCTCGCCGTTGCGCGCACGAGCGATCGCATGACCGTGCTGAAGCGGACCGCAGCCTCGGCGCGGGCGCAAGGGGTTGCCGTCGAGGTGATCTCACCGCGGGAAGCCGCCGATCTCTGGCCGGTGATGGCGATGGACGATCTCGTCGGAGCCGTCTGGCTTCCGGGAGACGGCAAGGCCAATCCGACGGACCTCACCCAGTCGCTGGCGAAGGGGGGGCGCAACCACGGCGCCCGCATTATCGAGCGCGTGCGCGTGACGGGCATCACGGTCAAGGACGGGACGGTGCGTGGCGTCGAGACCGACCGGGGGGATATCGCCGCCGAAATCGTCGTCAATTGCGCCGGCCAGTGGGCGCGCAAGGTCGGGCTGATGTGCGGCGTGACGGTCCCCCTGCACTCGGCCGAGCACATGTATATCGTTACCGGCAAGATCGAGGGGGTGCATCCGGACCTGCCGGTGCTGCGCGACCCGGACGGCTACATCTATTTCAAGGAGGAAGTCGGAGGTCTCGTCATGGGCGGCTTCGAGCCGGAAGCTAAGCCCTGGGGCATGAACGGCATTCCGGACGACTTCGAATTCGCCTTGCTGGCCGATGATTGGGGCCAGTTCGAGATTCTGATGCAGAACGCGCTCGTGCGCGTGCCGCAGCTCGAAACGACCGAAGTCAGGAAATTCTACAACGGCCCGGAGAGCTTCACGCCGGACAATAATTTCATTCTCGGCGAGGCGCCGGAACTGCGGAATTTCTATGTCGGCGCAGGCTTCAACTCCATGGGCATCGCCAGCGCGGGGGGCGCCGGGCGGGCTCTCGCCGAATGGATCGTCAACGGTGCGCCGACGATGGATCTCTGGCCGGTCGACATTCGCCGCTTCGCGAGCTTCAACAACAACCCGCGCTGGCTGCACGACCGGGTGAAGGAAACGCTCGGACTGCACTATGCGATGCCATGGCCGAACCGCGAGCTGCACACGGCGCGTCCATTCCGGCGCTCGCCGCTCTACGACCGGCTTGCCTCCAAGGGTGCATGCTTCGGTTCGAAGATGGGATGGGAGCGCGCGAACTGGTTTGCCGAAGCAGGCCAAAGATCGGAAACGGACTATGCCTTCGGTCGGCAGAACTGGCATGAGGCGGTAAAGCGGGAGATGAACGCGACGCGACAAGCTGCTGGGATATTTGATCAAACGTCATTTGCCAAACTGCTTGTGCAGGGGCGGGACGCAGCGAAGGCGCTCAACCGCATCTGCGCCGCGGACGTCGATGTCGGGATCGGCCGGTCGGTCTATACGGGCATGCTCAACGAACGGGGCGGCTATGAAAGCGACCTGACGGTGATGCGGCTCGCCGCCGACCGGTTCCTCATCGTCACCGGATCGGCGCAGGCGGTGCACGACGCCGATTGGATCCGCAGGAACACCTCACCGGACGCCCATGTCACCCTCACCGGCGTGACCTCGGCTTACGCGGTGCTGGCGCTGATGGGACCGAATGCGCGCAACATACTCGGTCGAATCACCTCCGCCGACCTCTCGAATGCGGGCTTTCCCTTTGCGACCATCCGTGAGATCGACATCGGCTATGCGACGGCCTACGCCAACCGAATGACCTATGTCGGCGAACTCGGCTGGGAACTGATCGTGCCCAGTGAATTTGCCGTGGGCGTCTACGAGGCGCTGCACCAGGCGGGGCGCGATCTAGGGCTCGTCGATTGCGGCTATTACGCTCTCGAGGCGCTCCGCATCGAGAAAGGCTTTCGCGCCTGGAGCCGCGAATTGACGCCCGACATCAATCCTCACGAAGCGGGGCTCGCCTTCGCCGTATCGTTCGACAAGCCGGGCGGCTTCATCGGCCGCGAGGCTTTGATGCGGGCAAAGCACGCCGGCGCCCCTGTCAGACGCATCGTGCAGTTCACCCTGGATGATCCCGAGCCGATGCTTTGGGGCGGGGAACTCATCCTGCGTGACGGCAAACCTGTCGGCGAAGTCCGCTCAGCCGCCTATGGCCACACGCTTGGCCTCTCGGTCGCACTCGGTCTCATCGAGGATCGTGGAGGGGTCGATCGGGAGTTCATCGCAAGCGGAAGTTTCGAGATCGATCTTGCCGGTGAGCGCCACCCGGCAACCGCTCACCTGAAGTGCCCCTATGACCCGAAGTCGGAGCGCGTGCGGGCGGATGCCGGGGAGCCGCGAGCCGCCGCCTGA